The genomic DNA tgaatttgaacatcaaatatcttgtctttgtagtgcattcaattgaatatgggttgaaaaggatttgcaaatcattctattccgtttatatttacatctaacacaatttccaaactcatatggaaacggggtttgtatacagaaaacaatgtgaaatacatttgAATGATGAAATGtagaaatgaacatttaacatcagtTACCTTTATGAAGGCATCCTcgttcatccatgcagactggacactggccgagggtggagttggctctcttggttgctttgttgggtcagctcctgtctctggccatgcttcccccaccccagcagacgatggcgtggaacaccgcagaggccacctcagtctgtatgtttttattttttatttttgtagctgtatgtgtaatggctggttgcatcagctctggtcttttaatgtctttagtgtcctttgttttctttgatgtttgatgttaccctcttacacacatgcttatgtgtgctatggctatgagttttttccccttggcctcagtccagACCCCCTCTTCAGGAGCCCATGCTGAGACAGAATATTTGAACAAATCAAACTCTGCATTGTATTGCCTTTAAAATGACTTGCTAATTTAGTCAAAAACAACAATAGATCATTTTGAACAACAACTTTTATATAgtcaaaaatgaatgaatgaaataagttgaaatatgaatgaaataagtttatttcggtcatataatcaaccatcaaccattaaccattttgtgtgaccagtttaacagtacagattatacatatataacaatcatacacatttacacacaaaaagaaaagaaaaggagtaggctgaagccaaggcttatatatgcctatcctataccttcactgaaaataagattacctggaacatcaatgttaaaaagaaaaaaaaatcaatgggatgaaagtaatcgttgctatattttataattttcaattatttcacctttcaatgttttcttaaaccttaacaaagaagtacatgtcttcaactcatcactgagcttgttccaccatttaactcctaaaactgaaatacatttgtattttatattcgttcttgctttacctatttcaaaaatcaatatcccccgtaaattatagttttctcctcttaattgaaataacctaagaatacaagctggaaggctgtcgTTCTTTACTAGAAACATCATTTCCATtgattttaaaaacacaatatctgaacattttaacacattagaacttgtaaataatggattggtatgttcatagtagcacgctttgtgtattattctaatgacccttttttgaagtttaattattgggtctacgtttgttttataaacatttccccaaacttcaacacaatatgttaaatatggaaaaataaaagaataatataacatatgcagacatttcttattcagcatgtgttttactttataaagaatagcaatggatttggatatgtttccctttatatattcaatatgcggtttccaacataatttatgatcaattattatttccaaaaatttagtttcatatactttaTCGATTTCCactacatttaatttttattttgcttcacaatttgtccttgcaccactaaacaccataaatgtagttttcttatcatttaatgataacttattaatatcaaaccatttttttagctgaatcaactcaacctctattatcctcaacacttccttcaagtcttctcctgaacaatatacatttgtatcatctgcaaacataataaatttcaatttattagacactgaacaaatattatttaaatatagtataaataacttaggtcccaatactgagccttgtggaaccccacaagttactcttcttggctgtgatttagtcttattaatttccacatattgagatctattacttaaataactacttaaccactgttgtgaaacacctcttatgccatagttttccaatttttgcagaaggaatgatcgattgtgtcaaaagctttacataagtcaataaatactccaacggtgtgttgcttttttctattgctgtagctacATTTTCTACAAAGTCCTTCACTGCTAGGGATGTAGATCGATTACTCCTGAAGCCATACTGATGGTCATTCAGTAGCTCATGTTTGTCAATGAACTtatcaagtctatttacaaataatttctcaagaatttttgcaaattgaggtagtagagatataatttgagaccatgtgtttatcaccatttttataaatcggaataactttagcaattttcattttgtcaggaaaagttccagttgataaagatttattacatatataagtaaaaggcttcaggacacaatccacctcttctttaacaagtgacatatccacgttgttaccatcgacagattttttgtttttaaactttctgaccacttctagcacatcactttcacaaactccGCCAAGAAACATTGAATTTTCAATGTCAGATACACACTTTAACTTTTTCTCATCATTCatattaaaattaatattttttgccaaatttgggccaacattcacaaaaaacttactgaattcctcagctatttcttctatattttcaataattgagttgtcatcttttaccagataagctgtaaaatcctttttgctagattttttaatcatagtattaagcacattccaggtttcaattatattatttttatgtttaattatAATCATTCACAAGCAAAACTTTGTTAATCAAGTGCCAGTTGCGAATAAATAATGTTTAAAATCTTAAGAAATGCAATGTGGTTTAAAGAGACAAACATGTTAAAGATACTCTTTTATGTGATCTTGAATCAAACGAGGTCAGTGAACGCCTCATCCGACTGAAGTACCTTTTTTCTCTCTCTGGTACGCCTAGAAAAAGACCGTCTGGTACATGTCAGTGCTTCACTTTCTTTGTGGATGACAAACGGAACATTATTTGCCAACGTGGATCGCGTCAAATGTCGATGAAGTAGGGCACGTCTTTGAAACTGATGAGGAAGTAGGGGTAGATCTGACAGCTTTCAGAGACGATAAACTCGTCGGGCATATATGTTTTGTTAACGCAGGCGTCGTAGCGGTTTTGCAAAATATTCGGGTCCAAGATCTTCTTCCCCACCAGGACTTTTGCTAAGAACATGTGGCGGACCCCATCAGGCATCCCCGAAGTCGTGTACCGATGGGACGTTTCAGTTGAGGCGGCAAAGTAGGTGCCGTCACCGCCTATGGCCTTGCACGGGTCGAAGTTGTTCTGGCAGATGTCATTGACGGCCTTTTGATTAGTGCCGTGGAAGAGATGGCGCTCCAAAGGTTCCTGGCAGCTGCCATGCTTTTTCTGCATGGACACCTTTTTCCTGCGAGCGCAAAACAATCCCCATCTTTAGAACATCGCGGCACAGCTTACCCTGGAACTGATCCAAAATGTTGTACCAAACTGAGGTAAGTCCAATAAGTACAGTCTGACCTTTGATACTTGTCCCAGTGCAGGGCATTCTGGACCATATGGATGCTGACAATGTCCACCATGTGCTCATGCAGACCCTCATTGAAGACTTTCTGGACAGTCTTGAAGGCCCTTGAACAGGCTGGTACATTCACCAGGTTCATGTCCTGTTTTGAGTCTAAAGACCACACtggagggtaccaggaggtgaagtCCTCCAGAGGGTCCACACTAAAGTTGGGCTGAAGGAAAGGCTGGGCAGGCTCTGTCCTGGAGGAGGTGAAGCAAAGTGAGTCACGGCCAAGAACTTGATAAACGGGGTTACCAACTTCAAGTAAGGGTGCATAGACTCAGGCGAGCGGTAAACTGCTACGCAGCGGACATCCCTCTGGTAGCCGGTCTTGACATTGATTTGGGTCATGTTGGTAAAGTCCACCTTGTACTTCTTGGCATCGATGATTAAAGAACAGTGTGGTTCCTTCTGGCTAATCTTCCTAAGGAGAAAGTCAGACTGGTCCTGCAACACATTCACAAACAAAAGTTCCCGACTCCACGCCTGAGAGATCTTCATGACACTTGGCGGGACAAATGGACCTGAGTGTACTCCTTCCAATATGAGAGGTCCCTCCAGTAGATGCGCCACTTGGCGGGGAAGTACGGGTGACTCTCAGAGTTGCTCAGGCGTCTGACGCTGCTGTACGTGGACGAGCAGGATATCTTCATGGTGTCAAAATGCACTCTGTGGAGCCTTTTCCTATAGAGCAGAGACCAGATGAAACCAAGCAGAGGCGAGTGAACCCCCTCAACGCCCCCCAACACCGTTTCCAACCCCCTTCCCCGTCCACTCACCCGTCATGGAGGCAGACAGTGTCCCGGTCCACTTTGCAGTACTTACGCTCCAGGAGAACTTGGGCAGAAGATTGCACATCCACCCAGGTCAGCGTCTTGAGGCACCACAGCTGCCAGTGGAATGGCAAGGCCGTGTGATGCTTTGGACACGACGTCCCCTCGGGGCACTTCCCCAGCAGGAAACTGTCGCAGATCTCCACGTCGTTCAAGCTCTTTGTGTGGAACAAAGGCGGCTGTGCGGGGGACTCGGAGGTGATCTGGGCGGCTGGCGATGGAGACGCTTGGCCATCTGGGGGCGCCTGACCAGGAGGGGCAGGCTGAAGCACGTTATCCGAGATGCTGAGTAACATGCAGGTCTTGTGGGTCGAGCCATGTTTCACAACCATGGGCGAGGTCATGCTGATGGGGGGCTGCTGGGTGAAGCTGCTGGTCTTCTGGGTCAAGTGGATGCTGACTTGGAAGGGGTTGGTTAGTCTGGCATCAGAAGAGtacaacagaatacaatgatttgcaaatccttttcaacttatattcaattgaatagactgcaaagacaagctatttaacgttcgaactgagaaactttttttttttttgcaaataatcactaacttagaatttaatgttagcaacacattgcaaaaaagttggcacaggggcatttttaccactgtgttacatggcctttccttttaacaacactcagtaaacgtttgggaactgaagagaccaatttttgaagcttttctggtggaattatttcccattcttgcttgatgtacagcttaa from Entelurus aequoreus isolate RoL-2023_Sb linkage group LG27, RoL_Eaeq_v1.1, whole genome shotgun sequence includes the following:
- the LOC133644145 gene encoding protein mono-ADP-ribosyltransferase TIPARP-like produces the protein MDKRGCLHKVHIVPAVNVQEPRRLTNPFQVSIHLTQKTSSFTQQPPISMTSPMVVKHGSTHKTCMLLSISDNVLQPAPPGQAPPDGQASPSPAAQITSESPAQPPLFHTKSLNDVEICDSFLLGKCPEGTSCPKHHTALPFHWQLWCLKTLTWVDVQSSAQVLLERKYCKVDRDTVCLHDGKRLHRVHFDTMKISCSSTYSSVRRLSNSESHPYFPAKWRIYWRDLSYWKEYTQDQSDFLLRKISQKEPHCSLIIDAKKYKVDFTNMTQINVKTGYQRDVRCVAVYRSPESMHPYLKTEPAQPFLQPNFSVDPLEDFTSWYPPVWSLDSKQDMNLVNVPACSRAFKTVQKVFNEGLHEHMVDIVSIHMVQNALHWDKYQRKKVSMQKKHGSCQEPLERHLFHGTNQKAVNDICQNNFDPCKAIGGDGTYFAASTETSHRYTTSGMPDGVRHMFLAKVLVGKKILDPNILQNRYDACVNKTYMPDEFIVSESCQIYPYFLISFKDVPYFIDI